CGTCGCCTACATGACTCCAAAGCCGCCCGATATCGCCGCTCTGGTGAAGGAACGGGAACCGGAAGAGCTGTACTACATCGTCAAGCACGGCATCCTCATGACCGGCATGCCGGCCTGGCCCAGTCTGCAGCGGGACGATGAAGTCTGGCCGGTTGTCGCTTTTCTGCTGAAGTATCCAGAACTCGATCACGCGGCGTACCGCAAACTCGCTCTTGGTGAACTCGATCTGGAAGAAGTGCCGGACACCGTCAACGGTGAGGATGAAACTCCGCTCGACGTTCCGCATCATGTTGTCGAAAGCTGCGCCATGTGTCACGGTCTCGAAGGACGGGGGCGCGGCTACGGCGTCTTTCCGGTACTGGCCGGCCAGAACGAAGCCTATCTGGTCGAGACGCTGGTTGCTTATCGGGACGACAAACGGCACAGCGGAACAATGGAAGCCGTGCTCGGCCGACTCGATGTCGACGACCTCGAACGCCTCGCCAAATACTACGCAAATCTGCCAGCGGCAGGAGCCCTTGCGGATTCCGAAACCGATGGTCCCCCGCGTGATGAAGATCATGCGGAAGCCATCGAGCGGGGCCGCCAGATCGCACTGGAAGGCCTTCCGGAGCAGAAAGTGCCTTCCTGTGCCGACTGTCATCCGATCGACGGCTCGACGATTAATGACGAGTACCCGGTTCTTACCGGCCAGTACGCCGACTATCTGGAACTGCAGCTCGAGCTGTTCGCCGAACGGGTTCGCGGCGGAACCGATGCATTCAATCTCATGCACCCCGTCGTCGATCATCTCGAACCGGAGCAGATGCGGGATGTCGCGCTGTTCTACGCCGCGCAGTCGCGCGACGAATCACCATGATGGCACGACGTTCGGGGCGTGCGAGCAGAACTCAGTTCGCTTCGATCCACTCCAGAGCAGCCTCTTTGTCCGGGTAGTGGAAGTATTTGATCTCGGCGGTAGTGAACGGCTTGCAGAACTTCGCCATCCCTTCTTCCCATTTGCTTTCGCCGACGAGAGCCAGCTTTTCGATATCCCGGAAGTGCTTCAGGTCGAACTTGATGTCTTCCCACATCGCACCGGCATCCCAGCCATGAAAGTCGTGCATGACGACGACCATGCGAATCTTGCCGAACTCTTCGATTCGCCTTTCAATGATCGGAACAAAGGCTTCGTAAGCCGCCTTTTCGAGCTTCCCGGTGATTTCGATGATCAGAATCTTCCCAGCCGCCACTTCGGTTACGTTGAACGACATCAGGTCCTCCGCAGTTCGATTACCAGATCCGGAACGTCAAGCCCTTGCAGGAATCTCGCGACTCGTCAGCGAGATTTCAGCAGCCCGAATTCGTCAGCTGCTCTCCTGTGCATCATCCTATCTCCGGCCGGGCCTGCAACCCAGTGCCGGAAACGGATTAAGGTCGAGTTTGTGCCCTCGCCGAAAATTCGTCCAATCCTGAGATCCGTCTTCGCCGGCCATCGTTCTCCCTTGAAAGTTCCGCGGCTGCTGATCAGCGACGGCTACATAGCCGGTCGATACAATCCCGCAGCCGCTTTGTAATCCCTCTTTTTTGTCGAAGAAGTCAATGGTTATCACGTCGCTTCTCCTTGTCGTTGGACTCCTCCTCCTCTTCGCCGGGGGAGAATCACTCGTCCGCGGGGCCTCCCAGCTCGCTTACGCTGCGAAGCTTTCTCCTCTGTTTGTCGGACTGACGATCGTCGCCTTCGGCACGAGCACCCCCGAACTGGTCGTCTCGATTTCGACGGCTCTCCAGGGGGAGGCCGACCTGTCGCTCGGAAATGTCGTTGGCAGCAACATTTTCAACATCCTGTTTATTCTCGGGCTTTCCGCAGTCGTCGCTCCGCTGACCGTCAAGCGGCAGATTGTCCGCTGGGATGTCCCGCTGATGATCGCAATCTCCGTCGTCCTGCTGATCCTGGCTCAGGACGGACGCCTGACCGCGCTGGAAGGGTGGGCCCTTCTCGCCGGAATGCTGACCTACACCGCATTCTCCTACTGGCAGGGGAGCCGAGACCGGGATGCCGTCGCCGTTCCCGCCGACGATGTCCCCGCCGCGTCCGGGAGGAAAGGAATGTTCTTTCAACTGGGACTGATCCTGTTCGGGCTCGTGCTGCTCGTCGCAGGCTGCGAGCTGTTTGTCCGCAGTGCCATTTCAATCGCCCAGGCACTCGGCGTGTCGACGACGATCATCGGACTCACGATCGTCGCGGCCGGAACTTCGCTGCCAGAACTGGCCACTTCGGTGATTGCCAGCTATCGCAACGAACGAGACATCGCGGTCGGCAACGTCGTCGGCAGCAACATCTTCAACATTCTGGGCGTCCTGGGCTCGGCCTGCATCTTTTCCGGAACGGGCGTCGGCGTGCCGGAGTCCTTCCTGCAATTCGATCTGCCAATCATGGTTGGCACCGCAATCGTCTGCCTGCCGATCTTCTTCACCGGCCGCGTAATCGCCCGCTGGGAAGGAGCCGTCTTTCTCGTTCTCTACGTCGCCTACACAACCTACCTGATTCTGGCGACAACCAACTCCGGCTACCGCGACCACTTCGGCACGGCGATGATCGCTTTCGTCCTCCCGCTAATCACACTCGGCATCATCGTCAGTTTGATTCGTCACCCGTGGAAGCGAACGAACAGCGAATCGGTTCAAAGCGAGACGCGGTAAGGAGCAAGCTTTCTGCCGCCGATCGCCCGCCTCTTCGGTCGAGAACCGTGCCGAATCGGACCGACAGGACGACAGGGATATCCTTCAAAAGCTTCAATCGAAGTCACTACAACCGCTATTCAGAACAGATTCGGGCGAATTCGGGACGACTGAGCTGGGCGACCTGCGACGTGGCGGTCGGAGGCGCAGCTATTGTTGGAGATCTCAATGTCTTCAGAATTCGCCGGTTCGTCCTATGCAAACTTCGCTGCCCCAGAACCTGCTCGATCGACGAGCGGAACGTGCCATTCGTAATCTTAATCGCTGGTCGTCCCGCTTCGATGGCAGTGTTACCCAGCGACGGCGTCACCTTCGGGAACGATGTTTCATCAAGGCGTCACTGGCCACGATCGCGGGAAACGGGACGGCGGGTCCTACCGTGGGAGAATGGAGAACGGTCTGGGTCCGCAACATCTCGGCGGGGGGGATTGGCTTCCTGTCCGCAAAGCCCATTTCGGAGATCACCGAACCGATTGTCATCGTCCTCGGTAATCGACGGCTGATCTACCGAATCAACCGCAGCCGTCCCGTCCACGACAGTTTCTACGAATACGGTGCCCGCTTCATTGGTGAGGGGCATGTCGATTCCTAATCGGTCACCCGACCCGGGACTGCGGCGAGATCCCATTCTTCAGGAAAGCAGCCAGTTCAGCCGAGTCGTAGATCGCCCGCGAGGAGACGAGCCGGCCATCGCGAACCGCAAGTTCAGTGTACGAGGTGAGCAGATAGGTATGCGGGCTTTCGTGATGCCCGAGGATGGTCTCGTTCTTCACCGTGACACACTGCCGTGCAGAATGCGTCAGCAGTTCCACGCTCTGAATCGCTTCGATTTTCAGGCTGGATCCGAGGGACTCGTAGAAGTCGAAAATGTCGAGCCCGTGGAACGAACCCGCAAAGGTGAGTCCCGCGTCTGACCCCGGCATGTCGTAACGGATCGATGGGTCGGCAATCGGAGCGTCCCCCAGGAACAGCAGTCGAGGGCTTCCCGTCCCGATCGAACTGACGTAACAATTCGCGACCCGCTCCCCATCGGCAGCGACGAAGAAATCAGAAGTCAGCCCCAGTGGCCTATCCCCCGGGTATCTCTGGGAATAGGCCCGGTTGATAACTTGAGCAATCCGAGCCAGCACGTCGCCGTTCACCCGCTTGCGACCATGCTCGACATTATGAATCGTCCGCACGCTGACTTCCACCGCGTCCGCCAGTTCCTTCCGACTCAACCCCACCTCAGCCAGCAGGTCGTTGAGCAAGCCCTTGCGGGTGAGAATACCCTGAGGAGGACGCCCCATAAGTCTTGTGCTCCTGAATGGTGCCGCGCGAGAGGCCACTTTGGAACCGAGGTGTCAAACTCGGTCGCCGAACGAATCGTCGAACAGAAAAGAGCACCAATCGCCAAAGAATGAGAGAACGAGCCGCCTGGACAGCAGGCACCAGTTAGCGAATGTGCACAACAATTCTCCAACAGACAGGAACACCTGTCAATCGCATTCGCCACCGCTACGGCGAGACGGTCCAGACATCTACGGACGGCTGACCTATCTGCCGGAGGTTGAATCCACCGCAACAGGCAACACAGCCGGAGAGCCGCACTACGCATACGGCTACGACGAATTCGGGAATCAGGTCTCAATTACCGACCCGAACGGAAATGTGACGAAGTTCACCTACGACAACCGTAGTCTACAGACAACCCGAACCCTGCCGCTCGGCGTCCTCACCACCGGAGATCCTGATGACTTCATCGAACACTTCGAGTACGATGATCGTGGTCGTCTGACGAAGCATACCTCCTTTGAAGGGATCGTCACCGAAAACGTCTACGACCTGACGACGGGGCGCCTGTCGACGAAGCAGTTCTTTGACAACCAGCAAACTTTGCTCGAAACCTGGACGTACAAGATCGACGCCTTTGGGCACGACGTTGGAGTTGTCCAGACCGACCACCGGGGCGGCGGGGATGTCAGTAGGACAGAAGCTCGTCTTTATGACGAGCGAGGCCGGCTGACGCGCGAGTCGACGCCTGAGGGCATCCTCGGATACCGCTACGACAACCGCGGCCGGCTGATCGAAACTCGTGTCTACGCCTCCACGGCGGACCCCGAACTTGATCAGCCAGACCGCGTGATCCGTAGCGAGTATGACGTGCTTGGCCGATTGTTGATGGTTCGTGAGACCATCGGTTCAGACCTCAACGCCAATGTCACCACCTACGGCTACGACCTGCTCGGCAATCTCGGTCGTATGGTCGCTCCCAATGGCGTGATCACGGTGTATCGCTACGACGGCCTCAACCGGCTCGATACGCTCACGCATTACCGGCCCGATGCTGACAACGTGAACCTGGCGGACAACCAGGTCGTCGCTTCGTACGACTACGAAGTCCGGCCCGATGGCAAGCGGACCTCCGTCATCGAGAAGGTCGATGAAGACGGCGATGGCGTTCTCGACTCCGATGAACAGACCGAGATCACCTGGCAGTACGACGAACTCGGTCGCCTGATCTCGGAAACATTCGAGAACGGCGAGAACCTCGACACGCTCTACCGCTTCGACGCCTACGGCTACGATTTGGTCGGAAACCGCAAGCAGAAAGTCGAGGATCACGACGGGGATGGCGTTACCGAGAACACGATTTCGTACACCTACGACGCCAACGATCGGCTCGATACGGAAACAAACTCCGACGGCAGTTCGACGACCTACGGCTACGACGTCACCCAGCAGACATCAAAGACGGTTCGCAACAGCCTTAGTGAGCCGATCTCCACGGTGATCTTCACCTACGATCCGCAGGGGCGTCTCGAAACCGCTACGACGACCACGGCCACCCGGATCGAGAAAGTCACGTATGACTATGATGCGGCCGGTTTCCGCATCGCCAGCACACACGAGATCGACGCCGACGCGGATGGAATGGTTGACGAGACAAAGATCACCGCCTATCTCGCCGGCGACCGTAACCACACCGGCTACAAGCAAACGATCCGCGAAGTCGAGACGAGCAACGCAGGAACCTTGAAAACGATCGACTACACCTTCGGTCATGATGAGATCGCTCAGACTGTCTCCACAAAGGACCCCAATGGAAATGTCGTTTCCAGCGAATCACATGTCTTCGCTCACGATGGTCATGGCTCTGTTCGTGTGTTGCTCGATGCGATGGGTACTCTCGTGGAGTTCTACGCGTTCGATGCCTATGGTAACGCCATCGGCTTTGACCAGACTTCTGCCTTGACTTCGCTTAGACACTCTGGAGAGACCTTCGACGTTCGAATAGGTCAGCAGTACTTGCGAGCCCGCTATTATACCCCAACCGTAGGACGGTTTAATCGTCTCGACCAATTCCAAGGAAATTCGACGGATCCGCAAAGCTTCCACAAATATCTTTACGCACACGCAACTCCTATCAACGGAAACGATCCTACAGGACATTCGTTCATATCGACGGTTGCAGTCGGCCTCGGAGTCCGTGCGGTCAAATTTGCTGGCACTGGGGCCGCGGTCGGCGCTATATTTGGAGCAATTGATGCCTATTTGGGGGGGGGAAGATCCTCGAGAAGGGGCCTTCATGGGAGGCTTAGTCGGAGCCGGAGGTGGGCTATTGGCAGCCTTTGCTCCAGGGATTGTGCTTTCCAAACCCGCAATGTTGATGGCATTCCTTGCCTCGATAGATGGCGCCTATAGATCTTTTTCTAACGACCACTATTACCAAGGTCTATTTAGATTAGCGACTGCACCCATCGCCTATGGAAAGTTAGCATCTCTCGCAAGGCAAGCTACTATTTTTAACAAGCTAAAAGGCATTACGGTCGGGATGCGCGGTTGGCTAAAGCAGATTGATGACCTTTTTCGATACGGGCTTCGACGAGGGACCTTGGACAATAGAACCGCCGGTGCTGCGGAGGTGCAAGTCACGAACAATTCGTCTGGTGGAACCAGCAGTTTTATTGAAGCGGCAATGAGTGGTGACCACAGTGTCCCGGGCATGTCCCCGTCACCAGACAGTCCTCGATTGTTCTCACCCAACCAAGGGTCGAATAACGGCCATCCAGAGTACGATGCAGAGGTTAAACTGCTAGAGTCAATTGCGAAGCGGCTGTGGCCCACTGCTAGCCGAGGCGCAACGACGGATGATTTTAGCGGAAAGGTTTATCTATTCTCTGAGAATAAACCCTGTTCTTCATGCAGTGACGTTGGAATGGAGGGGATTGTCCAGCAATTTGAAAAAATGTTCAAAGGCGTAAAAGTTGTGGTGGAGTATTCGTATTACTACCCCGGAAATAGGTGATACGGTGGATCGTGCCCCATGTAGCGAAGTGATGGAAGATTTGTTCTTTCGAATATTTTCTAGCAAGATATGCATGAAAAGGTATGCTCGCGGCTTCAGTGTCGAAGAGATCCTTGCGATGGAAGATCTGACGAAAGCACAAATTCCACCGTTATATCAGATTTTTTTGTCGCGGCTCGGGCGATATTCTGCAGCACTGTTCTGCAACGGACAGGGTTCGTTTCGAAGCATTGACCGTTACCTTGAAGTGCACAGCCTGATTACTGAGTGCCTGCAAGAGCAGGGAGCCCATGATCTGATCGCCGATGGAATTGTCCCTATATTTAATGAAAATGGGGATAAATTTTATTTTCTACTATCTTCAGACGGTGCGGTGGACCCGAGAGTATTTGAATTCAGTGACATTGAAGGTCGTGGACCAAGAAGTACGGGGGTGAAATATACAAGCTGGCTAGGGGAGCGGGTCGCGGAGTCGATGGAGTGTATGAAGTATTGGAAATGGTACCAGGTTATTGATTACCACTTGTGGCTGAAAGAGTACAGATAAAGGTGTCCCCCAATTGCATTCTTGGCTGTACTGATTCGCGTTTGAACGCAAGATTGGCCAATGTGTGTTTTGGCATCATTTCTATAACCAGTTTCACAACGCGTTCTAAGTGAACATCGTTCGGACACGGCGTGTGCATCTCGCTCCGGCGGGACATAACGCTGAGAAGCAGTCTTCTAATTCGCAATGT
The sequence above is a segment of the Rubinisphaera margarita genome. Coding sequences within it:
- a CDS encoding deaminase domain-containing protein encodes the protein MSPSPDSPRLFSPNQGSNNGHPEYDAEVKLLESIAKRLWPTASRGATTDDFSGKVYLFSENKPCSSCSDVGMEGIVQQFEKMFKGVKVVVEYSYYYPGNR
- a CDS encoding RHS repeat domain-containing protein; this translates as MHNNSPTDRNTCQSHSPPLRRDGPDIYGRLTYLPEVESTATGNTAGEPHYAYGYDEFGNQVSITDPNGNVTKFTYDNRSLQTTRTLPLGVLTTGDPDDFIEHFEYDDRGRLTKHTSFEGIVTENVYDLTTGRLSTKQFFDNQQTLLETWTYKIDAFGHDVGVVQTDHRGGGDVSRTEARLYDERGRLTRESTPEGILGYRYDNRGRLIETRVYASTADPELDQPDRVIRSEYDVLGRLLMVRETIGSDLNANVTTYGYDLLGNLGRMVAPNGVITVYRYDGLNRLDTLTHYRPDADNVNLADNQVVASYDYEVRPDGKRTSVIEKVDEDGDGVLDSDEQTEITWQYDELGRLISETFENGENLDTLYRFDAYGYDLVGNRKQKVEDHDGDGVTENTISYTYDANDRLDTETNSDGSSTTYGYDVTQQTSKTVRNSLSEPISTVIFTYDPQGRLETATTTTATRIEKVTYDYDAAGFRIASTHEIDADADGMVDETKITAYLAGDRNHTGYKQTIREVETSNAGTLKTIDYTFGHDEIAQTVSTKDPNGNVVSSESHVFAHDGHGSVRVLLDAMGTLVEFYAFDAYGNAIGFDQTSALTSLRHSGETFDVRIGQQYLRARYYTPTVGRFNRLDQFQGNSTDPQSFHKYLYAHATPINGNDPTGHSFISTVAVGLGVRAVKFAGTGAAVGAIFGAIDAYLGGGRSSRRGLHGRLSRSRRWAIGSLCSRDCAFQTRNVDGIPCLDRWRL
- a CDS encoding SpoIIAA family protein, with the protein product MSFNVTEVAAGKILIIEITGKLEKAAYEAFVPIIERRIEEFGKIRMVVVMHDFHGWDAGAMWEDIKFDLKHFRDIEKLALVGESKWEEGMAKFCKPFTTAEIKYFHYPDKEAALEWIEAN
- a CDS encoding helix-turn-helix domain-containing protein — its product is MGRPPQGILTRKGLLNDLLAEVGLSRKELADAVEVSVRTIHNVEHGRKRVNGDVLARIAQVINRAYSQRYPGDRPLGLTSDFFVAADGERVANCYVSSIGTGSPRLLFLGDAPIADPSIRYDMPGSDAGLTFAGSFHGLDIFDFYESLGSSLKIEAIQSVELLTHSARQCVTVKNETILGHHESPHTYLLTSYTELAVRDGRLVSSRAIYDSAELAAFLKNGISPQSRVG
- a CDS encoding c-type cytochrome; protein product: MKQHLKTIVIFLLIVAVCGGLLVVTGVLPIRASDGHWAITRWFLNFSKERSVAFHSSGIEVPDLDREALVVKGAGHYEIGCLQCHGSPQREAPRVVAYMTPKPPDIAALVKEREPEELYYIVKHGILMTGMPAWPSLQRDDEVWPVVAFLLKYPELDHAAYRKLALGELDLEEVPDTVNGEDETPLDVPHHVVESCAMCHGLEGRGRGYGVFPVLAGQNEAYLVETLVAYRDDKRHSGTMEAVLGRLDVDDLERLAKYYANLPAAGALADSETDGPPRDEDHAEAIERGRQIALEGLPEQKVPSCADCHPIDGSTINDEYPVLTGQYADYLELQLELFAERVRGGTDAFNLMHPVVDHLEPEQMRDVALFYAAQSRDESP
- a CDS encoding calcium/sodium antiporter, coding for MVITSLLLVVGLLLLFAGGESLVRGASQLAYAAKLSPLFVGLTIVAFGTSTPELVVSISTALQGEADLSLGNVVGSNIFNILFILGLSAVVAPLTVKRQIVRWDVPLMIAISVVLLILAQDGRLTALEGWALLAGMLTYTAFSYWQGSRDRDAVAVPADDVPAASGRKGMFFQLGLILFGLVLLVAGCELFVRSAISIAQALGVSTTIIGLTIVAAGTSLPELATSVIASYRNERDIAVGNVVGSNIFNILGVLGSACIFSGTGVGVPESFLQFDLPIMVGTAIVCLPIFFTGRVIARWEGAVFLVLYVAYTTYLILATTNSGYRDHFGTAMIAFVLPLITLGIIVSLIRHPWKRTNSESVQSETR
- a CDS encoding PilZ domain-containing protein, encoding MQTSLPQNLLDRRAERAIRNLNRWSSRFDGSVTQRRRHLRERCFIKASLATIAGNGTAGPTVGEWRTVWVRNISAGGIGFLSAKPISEITEPIVIVLGNRRLIYRINRSRPVHDSFYEYGARFIGEGHVDS